Proteins from a single region of Zavarzinia compransoris:
- a CDS encoding aromatic/alkene monooxygenase hydroxylase subunit beta, whose translation MTIEIKTATIQPRRQTYANVARRLGADKPASRYDESMFDLQATGEFHYRPTWAPDFELFDARRTAIVLEDWHVLRDPRQFYYGTYTIARSRMMEAAEKAFAYAERRGHLNGLAEGWARLVHHYLLPLRHYEWGANMNNCNITDIGFGSTITEATMFATMDRLGIAQVISRIGLLLDGGTGGSLTAAKAAWLNHPSWQGLRHAIEDLLVEADWFEVFVAQNLVMDGLIYPLVYRAFDDAGQVHGGAALSPLTEFMLDWFDETARWVDAVVGAAAKESPANALHLSRWAAAWTGRLREALQPLAQDVLGDGAAGILDALAADLATRCRKIGLEA comes from the coding sequence ATGACCATTGAAATCAAGACCGCAACCATACAGCCGCGGCGCCAGACCTACGCCAATGTGGCGCGCCGGCTGGGGGCGGACAAGCCCGCGTCGCGCTATGACGAATCCATGTTCGACCTGCAGGCGACCGGCGAATTTCACTACCGGCCGACCTGGGCGCCCGATTTCGAATTGTTCGACGCCCGCCGCACCGCGATCGTGCTCGAAGACTGGCACGTGCTGCGCGACCCGCGCCAGTTCTACTACGGCACCTATACGATCGCGCGCTCGCGCATGATGGAAGCGGCCGAAAAGGCCTTCGCCTATGCCGAGCGCCGCGGCCACCTGAACGGCCTGGCCGAGGGCTGGGCCCGTCTCGTGCATCACTATCTCCTGCCGCTCCGCCACTACGAGTGGGGCGCGAACATGAACAATTGCAACATCACCGATATCGGCTTCGGCTCGACCATCACCGAAGCGACCATGTTCGCGACCATGGACCGGCTCGGCATCGCCCAGGTGATCAGCCGCATCGGCCTCTTGCTGGACGGTGGCACCGGCGGCAGCCTGACGGCGGCCAAGGCGGCCTGGCTGAACCACCCGTCGTGGCAGGGGCTGCGCCACGCGATCGAGGATCTGCTGGTCGAGGCGGACTGGTTCGAAGTCTTCGTCGCCCAGAACCTGGTCATGGACGGCCTGATCTATCCCCTGGTCTATCGCGCCTTCGACGATGCCGGCCAGGTCCACGGCGGGGCCGCGCTCTCGCCGCTGACCGAATTCATGCTCGACTGGTTCGACGAAACCGCGCGCTGGGTCGATGCGGTCGTCGGCGCCGCGGCGAAGGAATCGCCGGCCAATGCGCTGCATCTGTCGCGCTGGGCCGCCGCCTGGACCGGCCGCCTGCGCGAAGCCCTGCAACCGCTGGCCCAGGACGTGCTGGGCGACGGTGCCGCCGGCATTCTCGACGCGCTGGCCGCGGATCTTGCCACCCGTTGCCGCAAGATCGGCCTCGAAGCCTGA
- a CDS encoding 2Fe-2S iron-sulfur cluster binding domain-containing protein, with protein MTSHHRIEIENCGTHFRCPENEGVLQAMERQGRRAIPVGCRNGGCGLCLVLVTAGDFKAGPMSRRHVPCGEPAGLALACRVYPQTDLRVRLATDEDRQWSKQQCPAGRDGR; from the coding sequence ATGACATCGCATCACCGGATCGAGATCGAGAATTGCGGCACCCATTTCCGCTGCCCGGAGAACGAAGGGGTGCTGCAGGCGATGGAACGCCAGGGGCGCCGCGCCATTCCGGTCGGCTGCCGGAACGGCGGCTGCGGCCTCTGCCTCGTCCTCGTGACGGCGGGCGATTTCAAGGCGGGACCGATGAGCAGGCGCCATGTCCCCTGCGGCGAGCCGGCGGGCCTTGCGCTGGCCTGCCGGGTCTATCCGCAAACCGATCTCAGGGTTCGGCTGGCGACCGACGAAGATCGCCAGTGGTCAAAACAACAATGCCCCGCGGGGCGGGACGGGAGGTAG
- a CDS encoding aromatic/alkene/methane monooxygenase hydroxylase/oxygenase subunit alpha — MNAMPPLQKQRKLSLKERYAHLTRGLGWETTYQPMDKVFPYISYEGIKIHDWDAWEDPFRLTMDAYWKYQAEKERKLYAVIESFAQNNGHLNVTDARYINALKLFLTGVSPLEYSAHRGYAHVGRHFVGAGPRIACQMQAIDELRHAQTQIHTMSHYNKFFDGLHDARHMHDRVWYLSVPKSFFEDACSAGPFEFLTAISFSFEYVLTNLLFVPFMSGAAYNGDMATVTFGFSAQSDEARHMTLGLEIIKFMLEQDEGNVPIVQKWIDKWFWRGYRLLGLVSMMMDYMLPKRIMSWAEAWEMYFEQAGDALFEDLSRYGIRKPKYHEVASKEKHRLSHEVWSIFYNYTHAAAFHTWLPSEEEMKWLSAKYPDTFDKHYRPRFKCWSEMQAEGKRFYNPTLPQLCVTCQIPMGFTEPDDPTTICFRSTEYKGERFHFCSDGCKDIFCDEPEKYVQSWLPVHQIYQGNCGGAEVKDVLAWYHLNFGVDNFDYEGSPDQKLWDEWQAQKASNAV, encoded by the coding sequence ATGAACGCGATGCCGCCGCTGCAGAAGCAGCGCAAACTGAGCCTCAAGGAACGCTATGCGCATCTGACCCGCGGCCTCGGCTGGGAAACCACCTACCAGCCGATGGACAAGGTCTTCCCCTATATCAGCTATGAGGGGATCAAGATCCACGACTGGGATGCCTGGGAAGACCCGTTCCGCCTGACCATGGACGCCTACTGGAAATACCAGGCGGAGAAGGAGCGCAAGCTCTATGCCGTGATCGAGAGCTTCGCCCAGAACAACGGCCACCTGAACGTGACCGACGCGCGTTACATCAATGCGCTGAAGCTGTTCCTGACCGGGGTCTCGCCGCTCGAATATTCGGCGCACCGGGGCTATGCCCATGTCGGCCGCCACTTCGTCGGCGCCGGCCCGCGCATCGCCTGCCAGATGCAGGCCATCGACGAACTGCGTCACGCCCAGACGCAGATCCACACGATGAGCCATTACAACAAGTTCTTCGACGGCCTGCACGACGCCCGCCACATGCACGACCGCGTGTGGTACCTGTCGGTCCCGAAGTCCTTCTTCGAGGATGCCTGTTCCGCCGGCCCGTTCGAATTCCTGACCGCGATCTCGTTCAGCTTCGAATACGTCCTCACCAACCTGCTGTTCGTGCCCTTCATGTCGGGCGCCGCCTACAACGGCGACATGGCGACCGTGACCTTCGGCTTCTCCGCCCAGTCGGACGAGGCCCGCCACATGACCCTCGGCCTCGAGATCATCAAGTTCATGCTCGAGCAGGACGAGGGCAATGTTCCGATCGTGCAGAAATGGATCGACAAGTGGTTCTGGCGCGGCTACCGCCTGCTCGGCCTCGTCTCCATGATGATGGACTACATGCTGCCGAAGCGCATCATGTCCTGGGCGGAAGCCTGGGAGATGTATTTCGAGCAGGCCGGCGACGCCCTCTTCGAGGACCTGTCGCGTTATGGCATCCGCAAGCCGAAGTACCACGAGGTCGCCTCGAAGGAGAAGCACCGCCTCAGCCACGAGGTCTGGTCGATCTTCTACAACTACACCCATGCCGCGGCCTTCCACACCTGGCTGCCGTCGGAAGAGGAAATGAAGTGGCTGTCGGCGAAATATCCCGACACGTTCGACAAGCACTATCGCCCGCGCTTCAAGTGCTGGAGCGAGATGCAGGCCGAGGGCAAGCGCTTCTACAACCCGACCCTGCCGCAGCTCTGCGTGACCTGTCAGATCCCGATGGGCTTCACCGAGCCGGACGATCCGACCACGATCTGCTTCCGCTCGACCGAATACAAGGGCGAGCGCTTCCACTTCTGCTCGGACGGCTGCAAGGACATCTTCTGCGACGAGCCGGAGAAATACGTGCAGTCCTGGCTGCCGGTGCACCAGATCTATCAGGGCAATTGCGGCGGCGCCGAGGTGAAGGACGTCCTCGCCTGGTATCACCTGAATTTCGGCGTCGACAATTTCGACTACGAAGGCTCGCCGGATCAGAAGCTGTGGGACGAGTGGCAGGCCCAGAAGGCGTCCAACGCCGTCTGA
- a CDS encoding NADH:ubiquinone reductase (Na(+)-transporting) subunit F, whose product MTGNTYSVTVEPLGQTVKVEPGQTILDACLRSGIYLPYQCNHGLCSTCKVAVLDGEVDLGDASPFALMDFEREEGRALACCARPLSDVTIEADIEVDPDARNCPVLDIDCTVAEIRPLARDIIGIWLDPGAAAFDFQAGQYVQLKIPGVDGERAFSLANPPGSRHLELHIRQVPGGKGTTYLHQSLKVGDRLALSGPYGRFYVRESSSLPMIFIAGGSGLSSPKSMIEDLLARGFDQKITLLHGVRQRQDLYYDDLFRALEAAHGNFAYVPVLSDPQPGDDWDGETGFVHEAAVRRFDGGFRGHKAYLCGPPPMIDAGIRALMKGRLFDRDIHTESFLTKADDKAPQRSPLSQRM is encoded by the coding sequence ATGACCGGCAATACCTATAGCGTTACCGTCGAGCCGCTGGGCCAGACCGTCAAGGTCGAACCCGGGCAGACCATCCTCGATGCCTGCCTACGCAGCGGCATCTACCTGCCCTATCAGTGCAACCACGGGCTTTGCAGCACCTGCAAGGTTGCCGTGCTCGACGGCGAGGTCGACCTGGGCGATGCCTCCCCCTTCGCGCTGATGGATTTCGAGCGCGAGGAGGGGCGGGCGCTGGCCTGTTGTGCGCGGCCGCTGTCGGATGTCACCATCGAGGCCGATATCGAGGTCGATCCCGATGCCCGCAACTGCCCGGTGCTGGACATCGATTGCACGGTGGCCGAGATCAGGCCGCTGGCCCGCGACATCATCGGCATCTGGCTCGATCCCGGCGCCGCCGCCTTCGATTTCCAGGCCGGGCAATATGTCCAGCTCAAGATCCCGGGCGTCGACGGCGAGCGCGCCTTCTCGCTCGCCAATCCGCCGGGCAGCCGGCATCTCGAACTGCACATCCGCCAGGTGCCGGGCGGCAAGGGCACGACCTATCTGCACCAATCGCTGAAGGTCGGCGACCGGCTTGCCCTGTCCGGTCCCTATGGCCGCTTCTATGTGCGGGAATCCTCGTCCCTGCCGATGATCTTCATCGCCGGCGGGTCGGGGCTCTCCAGCCCGAAATCGATGATCGAGGACCTGCTGGCCCGCGGCTTCGACCAGAAGATCACCCTGCTGCACGGCGTCCGCCAGCGCCAGGATCTCTATTACGACGACCTGTTCCGCGCGCTCGAAGCCGCGCACGGGAATTTCGCCTATGTCCCCGTGCTGTCGGACCCGCAGCCGGGCGACGACTGGGACGGCGAGACCGGCTTCGTCCACGAGGCGGCGGTGCGCCGTTTCGACGGTGGCTTCCGCGGTCACAAGGCCTATCTCTGCGGCCCGCCGCCGATGATCGACGCCGGCATCCGCGCCCTGATGAAAGGCCGGCTGTTCGACCGCGACATCCATACCGAGAGTTTCCTGACCAAGGCGGACGACAAGGCGCCCCAGCGCAGCCCGCTGTCGCAGAGGATGTGA
- a CDS encoding phenol hydroxylase subunit P4 yields the protein MTVAAIGRYEFKSRDRLEYFHGNQVVYFHWEEHLMFCAGLALPLPPTMPFRAILSDVLPGCYGTHPDWARIDWGKVTWMLDSRPFKPVLDASLADNHIGHKSLLRFWTPGLQGIDGIPTC from the coding sequence ATGACTGTCGCAGCTATCGGCCGATACGAATTCAAGTCGCGTGACCGGCTGGAATATTTCCACGGCAACCAGGTCGTCTATTTCCACTGGGAAGAACACCTGATGTTCTGCGCCGGGCTCGCCCTGCCGCTGCCGCCGACCATGCCGTTCCGCGCCATCCTTTCCGATGTGCTGCCCGGCTGTTACGGCACGCATCCCGACTGGGCGAGGATCGACTGGGGCAAGGTCACCTGGATGCTCGATTCCCGGCCGTTCAAGCCGGTACTCGACGCCAGCCTCGCCGACAACCACATCGGTCACAAGTCCCTGCTGCGTTTCTGGACGCCCGGTCTTCAGGGCATCGACGGCATTCCCACCTGCTGA
- a CDS encoding MmoB/DmpM family protein, whose amino-acid sequence MAKVSITLQNTDEARSLVEAIVADNPAAEVSRMPALTKIDCEGSLSVRRETVEARLGRRYDLQELQLSLISLAGNVEEDDDSFTLAWAPAAPTAKS is encoded by the coding sequence ATGGCCAAGGTTTCCATCACCCTGCAGAACACCGACGAGGCCCGCAGCCTGGTCGAGGCCATCGTCGCCGACAATCCGGCCGCCGAGGTTTCGCGCATGCCGGCGCTGACCAAGATCGACTGCGAGGGCAGCCTCAGCGTCCGCCGCGAAACCGTCGAGGCGCGCCTCGGCCGGCGTTACGACCTTCAGGAACTCCAGCTGTCCCTGATCTCGCTCGCCGGCAATGTCGAGGAAGACGACGACAGTTTCACCCTTGCCTGGGCGCCGGCTGCCCCCACCGCCAAATCCTGA